In a genomic window of Nostoc sp. UHCC 0870:
- a CDS encoding MDR/zinc-dependent alcohol dehydrogenase-like family protein: MKGLWLENNQLQLRTDIQIPEPPAGEALVRVLRAGICNTDLELLRGYYPYTGVLGHEFVGLVEQGPKHLVNQRVVGEINAVCGHCRFCRRGQPTHCENRTVLGIVNRHGAFADYLCLPVENLHPVPENVPTDIATFTEPLAAALEIQQQVSICADDRVLVVGDGKLGQLVAQTLALTGCQLLVVGRHQDKLANLEARGIKTGLVDTVTDRTFDISVECTGNPEGFAIARRALRPRGTLVLKSTYAGNLSFDASALVVDEITLIGSRCGPFPAALDLLAAEKVDVKPLIHASYPLNEALEAFAQAQRRGVLKVLLEIS, from the coding sequence ATGAAAGGACTCTGGCTGGAAAATAACCAATTACAACTGCGTACAGATATACAAATTCCTGAACCACCAGCAGGGGAAGCCCTTGTGCGCGTTTTACGTGCGGGAATTTGTAATACTGACTTAGAATTACTGAGGGGCTACTATCCTTATACTGGTGTTTTAGGACACGAATTTGTCGGGTTGGTTGAACAGGGGCCAAAACATCTCGTTAATCAGCGCGTAGTCGGTGAAATTAATGCTGTTTGTGGTCATTGCCGTTTCTGTCGTCGGGGACAACCAACCCACTGCGAAAACCGCACAGTATTGGGTATTGTCAATCGTCACGGCGCATTTGCTGACTATCTTTGTTTACCAGTAGAAAATCTTCATCCCGTACCAGAAAATGTACCAACAGATATTGCAACTTTTACCGAACCTTTAGCAGCTGCACTAGAAATTCAGCAGCAAGTGAGCATATGTGCAGATGACCGTGTGCTAGTAGTAGGAGATGGCAAACTGGGGCAGTTAGTAGCGCAGACACTAGCTTTAACTGGTTGTCAACTCTTAGTGGTTGGTCGTCACCAAGACAAACTTGCTAATTTAGAGGCGAGGGGAATAAAAACTGGTTTAGTTGATACTGTTACAGATAGAACTTTTGATATTTCCGTAGAATGTACTGGCAATCCAGAAGGATTTGCGATCGCTCGTCGCGCCCTACGTCCTCGTGGTACTCTCGTACTGAAAAGTACCTATGCAGGCAACCTCAGCTTCGATGCTTCTGCTTTGGTAGTAGATGAAATTACTCTTATCGGTTCTCGTTGTGGCCCTTTTCCAGCAGCACTGGATTTATTAGCAGCAGAGAAAGTAGACGTAAAACCGCTAATTCATGCCAGCTACCCCCTCAACGAAGCACTAGAGGCTTTTGCACAAGCCCAACGCCGAGGGGTTTTAAAGGTATTGTTGGAAATTAGTTAG
- a CDS encoding inositol monophosphatase family protein, which translates to MNDFWTTVLDFAQTTTTRVGKRLMEDYGQVQAVQKADGSLVTQADQWADQEIRDAIASTFSGYGILSEEGERVFPGTEWCWVIDPLDGTTNFTRGIPIWSISLALLYRGVPIFGYVYVPPLNQAFHGFWAGNSGLTTPSGAFLNHHPIHTSIDAPSSNHFFNLCSRSLAVVEQGFPCKIRMLGVASYNFLTVAAGATLGGVEATPKVWDIAGVWVIVQAAGGSWISLDSQPFPLVSAEDYSDRSFPTLVVSRSELVPFFTPFTQKIKI; encoded by the coding sequence ATGAACGACTTTTGGACAACAGTTCTCGATTTCGCCCAAACCACTACTACCAGGGTGGGAAAGCGACTAATGGAAGATTATGGCCAGGTACAGGCTGTACAAAAAGCTGATGGTAGCTTGGTGACACAGGCTGATCAATGGGCTGATCAAGAAATTCGGGATGCGATCGCTTCTACTTTCTCTGGTTATGGAATTTTGAGTGAAGAAGGAGAACGGGTTTTTCCTGGGACAGAATGGTGCTGGGTAATTGATCCTCTGGATGGAACAACCAACTTTACACGGGGTATTCCCATCTGGTCAATTTCTCTAGCTTTATTGTATCGAGGTGTCCCAATTTTTGGTTATGTCTATGTCCCACCTCTCAATCAAGCCTTTCACGGATTTTGGGCAGGTAATTCTGGTTTAACTACACCATCGGGAGCATTTCTCAATCATCACCCCATTCATACCAGTATTGATGCTCCCAGCAGCAATCATTTTTTTAATCTCTGTTCCCGCAGCTTGGCTGTAGTGGAACAAGGCTTTCCCTGCAAAATTCGGATGCTGGGTGTAGCTAGCTATAATTTCCTCACCGTTGCGGCTGGGGCGACTTTAGGAGGTGTGGAAGCAACACCCAAAGTATGGGATATAGCTGGGGTTTGGGTGATTGTGCAAGCGGCTGGCGGTAGCTGGATATCCCTGGACTCACAGCCATTTCCCTTGGTATCAGCAGAAGATTATAGCGATCGCTCTTTCCCTACCCTTGTTGTCAGTCGCTCGGAATTAGTGCCATTTTTTACCCCCTTTACCCAAAAGATAAAAATCTAA
- a CDS encoding BCD family MFS transporter, translating to MATSNFESIKPESVKRVNLLTMFRLGLFQMGLAMMSILTLGVLNRVMIQEIAIPATLVALVLALPAFVSPSRIWFGQISDAKPLWGYHRTAYVWIGAAIFAIAAFLAVQVMWQLNSVANDPNGWVWTTATIGWTAVLGLVFAVYGLAICASGTAFAALLVDVSEEDNRSKVVGVVWSMLMLGIIVGAIISSSLLEQLTPEANIVILQAAVNRLFVIVPAIVFGLSFVATWGVEKKYSFYTSRSSLSNREDSITLGAAWKILTASPQTGLFFTFLLVMTFSLFMQDPILEPFAGQVFKMPLSESTKLNVFYGTGLLIAYGVTGFLIVPRLGKRRTARLGCVLVAFAALLLGASGFSANPTFLKFALVLFGLATGFLTTAAISLMLDLTVAESAGTFIGAWGLAQSISRGLAVVAGGAVLDLGRRVLPTLELAYGLVFALEALGMVVSIWFLNRVNVTEFQTNTKEAIASVLQSDLD from the coding sequence ATGGCAACCAGCAATTTTGAGTCAATAAAACCTGAGTCAGTTAAGAGAGTGAATCTCTTGACAATGTTTCGACTGGGCCTATTTCAAATGGGATTGGCCATGATGTCTATTTTGACTCTGGGTGTACTGAACAGAGTCATGATTCAAGAAATAGCAATTCCAGCGACGTTGGTGGCGTTGGTACTCGCATTGCCTGCTTTTGTGTCTCCTTCGCGGATTTGGTTTGGTCAGATTTCCGATGCCAAGCCTTTGTGGGGTTATCACCGTACAGCTTATGTTTGGATAGGTGCAGCAATATTTGCGATCGCGGCTTTTTTAGCTGTACAAGTAATGTGGCAGTTAAATAGTGTAGCCAATGATCCTAATGGCTGGGTGTGGACAACGGCTACTATTGGCTGGACAGCAGTTTTAGGGTTAGTTTTTGCCGTCTACGGTCTAGCTATTTGCGCTAGTGGTACGGCTTTTGCGGCTTTATTGGTGGATGTCTCCGAGGAAGATAACCGTTCCAAAGTAGTCGGTGTGGTGTGGTCAATGCTGATGCTGGGGATTATTGTCGGGGCAATTATTAGTTCTAGTTTGCTCGAACAATTAACGCCAGAAGCCAATATAGTTATTTTACAAGCAGCAGTTAACAGACTGTTTGTGATTGTGCCGGCGATTGTGTTTGGGTTGTCGTTTGTGGCAACCTGGGGCGTAGAAAAAAAGTATTCTTTCTATACTAGCCGTTCTAGTCTCAGCAACCGCGAAGACAGCATCACCTTGGGTGCAGCGTGGAAGATTTTAACAGCTAGTCCCCAAACAGGGTTGTTTTTCACCTTTTTATTGGTGATGACATTTTCCTTGTTCATGCAAGACCCGATTCTCGAACCTTTTGCGGGTCAAGTATTTAAAATGCCCTTGAGTGAAAGTACCAAACTCAACGTTTTTTATGGTACAGGTCTGTTGATTGCCTACGGAGTCACAGGCTTTTTGATTGTACCGCGTTTGGGTAAACGCAGAACTGCACGCTTGGGCTGTGTTTTGGTAGCATTTGCCGCGTTATTGTTGGGTGCGTCGGGATTTTCAGCGAATCCTACCTTTTTGAAGTTTGCTCTAGTTTTATTTGGGTTAGCGACTGGGTTTTTAACGACAGCTGCAATTAGCTTGATGCTGGATCTCACTGTTGCGGAAAGTGCAGGGACATTTATTGGTGCTTGGGGATTGGCGCAGTCTATTTCTAGGGGACTAGCAGTAGTTGCAGGTGGAGCAGTTTTAGATTTAGGCCGGAGAGTGCTACCAACATTAGAATTAGCCTATGGACTAGTATTTGCTTTGGAAGCTTTAGGTATGGTGGTGTCGATTTGGTTTCTCAATCGGGTCAACGTGACAGAATTTCAAACCAATACCAAGGAAGCGATCGCTTCTGTATTACAAAGTGATTTAGACTAA
- a CDS encoding SDH family Clp fold serine proteinase, with amino-acid sequence MGFGIGDLFWIFLLLSSLQPIWQKRQMEYRRFRALHEFQQQRNSRVILLIHRQESISLLGIPISRYITIEDSEQILRAIRLTPPDVPIDLILHTPGGLVLATEQIARALIRHPSKVSVFVPHYAMSGGTMLALAADEIVMDANAVLGPVDPQLGNYPAASILKVVEDKPISEIDDQTLIMADLAGKAIQQVQRFVRTLLKDNIPRQKVKPEDIEPIIEALTTGRVTHDYPITVEEATEIGLPVTVGLPRSIYELMDLYPQPQGGRPTVQYIPMPYDDRRPILPTPKGRPMEEPNQKT; translated from the coding sequence ATGGGCTTTGGTATCGGGGATTTATTCTGGATTTTCCTGCTTCTTTCTTCCTTACAACCCATCTGGCAAAAACGCCAAATGGAATATCGACGCTTTCGCGCTTTGCACGAATTTCAACAACAACGCAACAGCCGTGTCATTTTATTAATACACCGCCAAGAGTCTATCAGTTTGCTAGGTATTCCCATTTCTCGTTACATCACAATTGAAGACTCAGAACAAATCCTGCGGGCAATTCGCCTCACGCCCCCTGATGTTCCCATAGACTTAATTCTGCATACTCCTGGCGGTTTAGTGTTGGCTACCGAACAAATCGCTAGAGCATTAATTCGTCATCCATCAAAAGTCAGTGTGTTTGTCCCTCACTATGCCATGAGTGGCGGCACAATGTTGGCTCTCGCTGCCGATGAAATTGTCATGGATGCCAACGCCGTCCTAGGGCCTGTTGATCCCCAACTTGGTAACTACCCAGCCGCCAGTATTCTCAAAGTCGTTGAAGATAAACCTATCAGTGAGATTGATGACCAAACCCTAATTATGGCAGACCTAGCAGGCAAAGCTATTCAACAGGTACAACGCTTTGTGCGGACTCTGCTTAAAGATAATATCCCCAGACAAAAAGTTAAGCCTGAAGATATCGAACCAATAATTGAAGCCCTAACTACTGGGCGTGTTACCCATGACTACCCCATCACCGTTGAGGAAGCTACAGAAATAGGGCTGCCCGTAACTGTAGGGCTGCCCCGTTCCATATATGAATTGATGGATTTATATCCACAACCACAAGGTGGAAGACCTACTGTTCAGTATATTCCCATGCCTTATGATGACCGTCGTCCAATTCTACCAACTCCCAAAGGTAGACCTATGGAAGAACCCAATCAAAAAACTTGA
- a CDS encoding peptidoglycan-binding domain-containing protein, giving the protein MWCGFRKSSMIIGAACLVTASVVISNTTFAARQRNYTPQEFRSVLRGLGYNVKVTNSPLTDEETKKAISELQRGYKLPIDGIAGPKTQDFAATIVQILQGNLNAVLKPKSPLARDQFYSDRTEELVKEYQKKNQLQETGIANLALRQKLDQEAKNIINQSNTKPSPSPTATPTSKPSPSPTSKPTTTPTIKPTPRATPTPTATPTPRATPTPTATPSPTATPTPTATPTPTVTPTPTATPTPTATPTPTATPTPTATPTPTATPSPTP; this is encoded by the coding sequence ATGTGGTGTGGTTTCAGAAAATCAAGCATGATTATCGGTGCTGCTTGTTTGGTTACTGCTAGTGTAGTAATATCAAATACAACCTTTGCAGCGCGTCAACGTAACTATACACCGCAAGAGTTCCGTTCGGTATTGCGGGGTCTAGGCTACAACGTTAAAGTTACAAATTCACCTCTCACTGATGAGGAAACGAAAAAAGCAATTAGTGAATTGCAGAGAGGTTATAAGCTCCCTATAGATGGTATAGCCGGGCCAAAAACCCAAGATTTTGCTGCTACTATCGTGCAAATTCTTCAAGGTAACTTAAATGCTGTACTCAAGCCTAAATCTCCATTGGCTCGTGACCAATTTTACAGCGATCGCACAGAAGAGTTAGTCAAAGAGTATCAGAAAAAAAATCAACTACAAGAAACTGGTATAGCTAATTTGGCACTCCGTCAAAAGCTAGATCAAGAAGCGAAGAACATTATTAATCAGTCCAATACGAAGCCATCACCATCACCGACGGCTACGCCAACATCAAAACCATCACCATCACCAACTTCTAAACCCACGACTACACCGACAATTAAACCAACGCCAAGGGCAACACCAACCCCAACAGCAACGCCAACGCCAAGGGCAACACCAACCCCAACGGCGACACCATCTCCAACAGCAACGCCAACGCCAACGGCGACACCAACCCCAACAGTAACGCCAACTCCCACAGCGACACCAACTCCCACAGCGACACCAACTCCAACGGCGACACCAACTCCAACAGCGACACCAACTCCAACAGCAACGCCATCTCCAACACCCTAA
- the rimP gene encoding ribosome maturation factor RimP: MAHPLVPQITDLAIPVAEQLGLEVVGIVFHTNQRPPVLRVDIHNPVQDIGLDDCERMSRALEAVLDATEIIPDAYVLEVSSPGISRELVTDREFISFKGFPVIVSTSPSYEGQQEWNGQLIRRDETKIYLNQKGRVIEIPRSLITRVQLDEPR, from the coding sequence ATGGCTCATCCTCTAGTTCCACAAATTACAGATTTGGCAATACCAGTAGCAGAACAACTGGGATTGGAAGTCGTTGGCATAGTTTTTCATACTAACCAACGTCCACCAGTATTACGGGTAGACATCCACAATCCCGTGCAAGATATTGGCTTGGATGATTGTGAGAGAATGAGCCGTGCGCTCGAAGCTGTCTTAGATGCTACAGAGATTATTCCAGATGCCTATGTTTTGGAAGTTTCTAGCCCTGGTATTTCACGGGAATTAGTAACAGACAGGGAATTTATTTCCTTCAAAGGTTTTCCTGTCATTGTCTCCACTTCTCCATCCTACGAAGGACAACAAGAATGGAATGGTCAACTGATTCGCCGCGATGAAACAAAAATTTACTTAAATCAAAAAGGTCGTGTCATTGAAATTCCTCGCTCCCTCATTACTAGGGTGCAGTTAGATGAGCCGCGATAA
- the nusA gene encoding transcription termination factor NusA, with translation MSMVSLPGLKDLIESISRERNLPRLAVQSAIREALLKGYERYRRAQNLERKQFDEDYFDNFEVELDIDGEGFRVLSTKTIVEGVNNSDHQISLDEVQQVAPEAQLGDSVVLDVTPDQGEFGRMAAMQTKQVLAQKLRDQQRQMVQEEFQDLESTVLQARVLRFERQSVILAVSSTFGQPEVEAELPKREQLPNDNYRANATFKVYLKKVSQGQQRGPQLLVSRADAGLVVYLFANEVPEIEDEVVRIVAVAREANPPSRYVGPRTKIAVDTLDRDVDPVGACIGARGSRIQVVVNELRGEKIDVIRWSPDPATYIANALSPARVDEVRLMDTESRQTHVLVAEDQLSLAIGKEGQNVRLAARLTGWKIDIKDKAKYDHAGEDAKFAAVRAQYTPEEDDTEFEELEYEENQLDEMEDLEDEPFDTNDEE, from the coding sequence ATGTCAATGGTTAGTTTACCAGGATTAAAAGATTTAATAGAAAGTATTAGTCGTGAGCGTAATTTGCCTCGCCTGGCTGTGCAATCAGCGATTAGAGAGGCACTACTTAAAGGTTACGAACGTTACCGCCGCGCTCAGAATTTAGAACGCAAACAGTTTGATGAAGATTATTTTGATAATTTTGAAGTTGAATTAGATATTGACGGAGAAGGATTTCGCGTCCTTTCCACAAAAACTATTGTAGAAGGAGTCAATAATTCCGATCATCAGATATCCTTAGACGAAGTGCAGCAAGTAGCACCTGAAGCCCAGTTGGGAGACTCCGTAGTATTGGATGTCACCCCCGATCAGGGAGAATTTGGGCGGATGGCAGCGATGCAAACTAAGCAAGTGCTAGCGCAAAAGCTCCGGGATCAACAACGGCAAATGGTGCAAGAAGAATTCCAAGACTTGGAAAGCACTGTATTGCAAGCTAGGGTTTTACGGTTTGAACGCCAATCAGTGATCTTGGCAGTCAGCAGTACCTTTGGGCAACCAGAGGTAGAAGCCGAACTACCCAAGCGGGAGCAATTACCCAACGATAACTATCGTGCCAATGCTACATTTAAGGTGTATCTCAAAAAGGTTTCCCAAGGTCAACAACGGGGGCCGCAACTGCTTGTATCTCGTGCCGATGCTGGGTTGGTAGTTTATTTATTTGCCAACGAAGTACCAGAAATTGAAGATGAAGTAGTGCGGATTGTGGCTGTAGCCAGAGAAGCCAATCCTCCCTCCCGATATGTAGGCCCAAGGACTAAAATAGCGGTAGATACCCTTGATCGTGATGTAGACCCAGTAGGGGCTTGTATTGGTGCGCGGGGATCACGCATTCAGGTAGTAGTTAATGAATTACGCGGTGAAAAAATAGACGTAATCCGTTGGTCTCCAGACCCAGCCACATACATCGCCAACGCTCTGAGTCCAGCGCGGGTAGACGAAGTACGTCTGATGGACACGGAGAGCCGGCAAACTCACGTATTAGTAGCCGAAGATCAACTGAGTTTAGCAATTGGCAAAGAAGGGCAGAATGTACGTTTAGCAGCTCGTTTGACTGGCTGGAAAATTGACATTAAAGACAAAGCCAAATATGACCACGCTGGAGAAGATGCCAAATTTGCTGCGGTTCGCGCCCAATATACACCAGAGGAAGATGACACAGAATTTGAGGAGCTAGAGTATGAAGAAAATCAACTAGACGAAATGGAAGATTTAGAAGATGAACCTTTTGACACCAATGACGAAGAGTGA
- a CDS encoding YlxR family protein translates to MKPNYRSCVSCRKVGLKEEFWRIVRVFPSGKVQLNQGMGRSAYICPQQSCLQIAQKKNKLGRSLRASVPETLYQTLWQHLTPNNSQKEI, encoded by the coding sequence ATGAAACCTAATTATCGGAGTTGCGTCAGTTGTCGTAAAGTAGGCTTAAAAGAAGAGTTTTGGAGGATTGTCCGTGTCTTTCCTTCCGGGAAGGTACAATTAAATCAGGGCATGGGGCGTTCAGCTTATATTTGCCCACAACAGAGCTGTTTGCAAATAGCTCAGAAAAAAAATAAACTAGGGCGATCGCTACGTGCATCAGTACCAGAAACACTGTACCAAACATTGTGGCAACATCTAACCCCAAACAATTCCCAAAAAGAAATTTAG
- the infB gene encoding translation initiation factor IF-2, protein MNNGKVRIYELSKELNLDNKELLAICDQLNIAVKSHSSTISETEAENIRAAAEKLAATHGTPKKEFNTSSHKPNSSPTGSRNRPAQPHKQQILEIRKPKILKNPTSNAPEASVASNNQIASSDVNSPAPPKPFATQVSPMKPTAPPTRPVPRNQSETSQVQAAPETEPTPKTQASEKIAAEKPEKVVSSRPRPEKPQKPQLVAPPARPLAEQSDVAEQVSPSGKPILKRERPQRAEDDRDQPRTKVSKPTQTETSPAPVQKQLRTTPSPSKPEHRVNRPGAPGGEGQRPSRPARPSEVVAAMPVATPPKPMAGGLSNRGEAPNDRATPDLLDLKRPTPPRLASKGGKKWQEEEIIDEIKEKAGKVGVKGKRVKPILEDDLLDEDDLLDEDGLEIPAAVQVSLSIARPPKPKAARPAQPSTVAVVSSPTTRSKKFGSRDHNRRQQEVEVKRDRPSKLVVTGPMTVQELAEGLIVADTEIVKILFMKGMAVSITQNLDIPTITLVGKELEVEIETAEPEAEARKVTNMIDVGDQEHLIRRPPVVTIMGHVDHGKTTLLDSIRKTKVAAGEAGGITQHIGAYHVDIEHEGQPHQIVFLDTPGHEAFTAMRARGARVTDIAILVVAADDGVRPQTVEAISHAQAAGVPILVAINKIDKEGAQPDRVKQELTQYGLTPEEWGGETIMVPVSAIRGENLDTLLEMILLVAEVGELSANPDRSARGTVIEAHLDKAKGAVATLLIQNGTLHVGDMLVAGSAFGKVRAMVNDRSKRVDIASPSFAVEVLGLSDVPAAGDEFEVFHNEKEARSIASDRADKQRLSRLLQGRVTLTTLSAQAQEGELKELNLILKADVQGSVEAIVGSLKQIPQNEVQIRMLLSTAGEITQTDIDLAAASGAVIIGFNTTYASGARQAADEAGVDVREYNIIYKLLEDIQGALEGLLEPELVEEPLGQTEVRAVFPVGRGAVAGCYVQSGKLVRNCKVRIRRGSKVVYEGVLDSLKRMKEDTREVNAGYECGVGMDKFHDWAEGDIIDAYQMVTKRRTLALTR, encoded by the coding sequence ATGAACAACGGCAAAGTTAGAATCTATGAATTATCAAAGGAATTGAATTTGGATAACAAAGAGCTATTAGCAATTTGCGACCAGCTCAACATCGCGGTCAAAAGTCATAGCAGTACAATTTCAGAAACAGAGGCAGAAAATATTAGGGCGGCTGCTGAAAAACTAGCAGCTACACATGGAACGCCCAAAAAAGAATTCAATACATCCAGTCATAAACCCAATTCATCACCCACCGGCTCGCGCAACCGCCCTGCCCAACCTCACAAACAACAAATTTTGGAAATTCGCAAACCCAAAATATTGAAAAATCCTACTTCTAATGCCCCCGAAGCCTCAGTAGCTAGCAATAATCAAATTGCTTCATCTGACGTGAATTCTCCTGCACCACCAAAGCCCTTTGCTACACAAGTCTCACCCATGAAGCCGACGGCTCCTCCTACTCGACCTGTTCCCCGGAATCAATCTGAAACTTCTCAAGTACAAGCTGCCCCAGAAACAGAGCCAACACCTAAAACACAGGCATCTGAAAAAATCGCAGCTGAGAAGCCAGAAAAAGTAGTTTCATCCAGACCAAGACCAGAAAAACCCCAAAAACCCCAACTGGTCGCTCCACCTGCTAGGCCTTTAGCAGAACAGTCAGACGTAGCTGAACAGGTAAGTCCTTCAGGAAAACCGATCCTCAAACGCGAACGCCCACAGCGTGCGGAGGACGATCGCGATCAACCAAGGACAAAAGTCTCTAAACCTACACAAACAGAGACATCTCCAGCACCAGTACAAAAACAGCTACGTACCACTCCATCCCCATCCAAACCGGAACATCGTGTTAATCGACCCGGCGCACCAGGCGGGGAAGGGCAACGTCCTAGTAGACCAGCACGTCCATCAGAAGTGGTAGCAGCAATGCCAGTGGCAACTCCGCCAAAACCGATGGCAGGAGGACTATCGAACAGAGGAGAAGCTCCTAATGATCGAGCTACACCTGATCTACTTGATTTGAAACGCCCGACACCACCCCGTCTAGCTAGTAAGGGTGGCAAGAAGTGGCAAGAAGAAGAGATCATCGATGAAATTAAAGAAAAAGCCGGTAAGGTAGGGGTCAAAGGTAAGCGAGTCAAGCCCATCCTCGAAGATGATTTACTCGATGAAGATGATTTACTCGATGAAGATGGACTAGAAATACCAGCTGCCGTTCAGGTAAGCCTTTCTATTGCTCGTCCTCCCAAACCCAAAGCAGCCCGACCTGCACAGCCTTCTACCGTAGCTGTGGTTAGTTCCCCCACTACCAGAAGTAAAAAGTTTGGCTCTCGTGACCATAATCGCCGTCAACAAGAAGTTGAGGTCAAACGGGATCGTCCAAGCAAACTGGTAGTTACCGGCCCCATGACGGTGCAGGAACTAGCTGAAGGTTTAATAGTAGCCGATACAGAGATTGTCAAAATCCTGTTTATGAAAGGCATGGCGGTGAGTATCACCCAAAATCTGGATATCCCGACAATTACTTTAGTTGGTAAAGAACTAGAAGTAGAAATCGAAACCGCCGAACCAGAAGCTGAAGCCCGCAAAGTCACAAACATGATTGATGTTGGCGACCAGGAACATCTCATCCGTCGTCCACCAGTAGTGACAATTATGGGTCACGTAGACCACGGTAAAACGACCTTACTCGACTCGATTCGGAAAACGAAGGTAGCAGCTGGTGAAGCTGGTGGGATTACCCAGCACATCGGTGCATACCATGTAGACATCGAACATGAAGGTCAGCCACACCAGATAGTCTTCCTAGATACACCTGGTCACGAAGCCTTTACCGCAATGCGGGCAAGGGGCGCAAGGGTGACAGATATAGCAATTTTAGTAGTGGCTGCGGATGACGGTGTGCGTCCCCAAACAGTGGAAGCAATTAGCCATGCTCAAGCCGCAGGCGTACCCATTCTTGTTGCCATTAACAAAATTGACAAAGAAGGGGCGCAGCCCGACCGCGTCAAACAAGAACTCACCCAGTATGGTCTAACACCAGAAGAATGGGGCGGTGAAACGATTATGGTTCCTGTGAGTGCCATCAGAGGAGAAAACCTCGATACACTCCTAGAGATGATTCTCTTGGTCGCAGAAGTTGGAGAACTATCTGCCAACCCAGATCGTTCAGCTAGAGGAACTGTAATTGAAGCGCACTTAGATAAAGCTAAAGGCGCAGTGGCTACCCTACTGATTCAAAACGGTACTCTCCATGTCGGAGATATGCTCGTTGCTGGTTCAGCCTTCGGTAAAGTCCGGGCAATGGTGAACGATCGCAGCAAACGGGTAGATATTGCTTCTCCTTCCTTTGCTGTTGAGGTACTGGGTTTAAGTGACGTACCCGCCGCAGGTGACGAATTCGAGGTCTTCCATAACGAAAAAGAAGCCAGATCGATCGCCTCAGACCGTGCCGACAAACAACGCCTATCGCGTCTGTTACAAGGACGTGTCACCCTCACCACCCTATCCGCTCAAGCTCAAGAAGGCGAGTTGAAAGAACTCAACTTAATCTTGAAAGCCGACGTACAGGGTTCTGTGGAAGCCATTGTGGGTTCACTCAAACAAATTCCCCAAAACGAAGTCCAAATTCGGATGCTGTTGTCTACAGCCGGGGAAATTACTCAAACAGATATTGACCTAGCCGCAGCCAGTGGCGCAGTCATTATTGGCTTTAACACCACCTACGCCAGTGGTGCAAGACAAGCCGCCGACGAAGCAGGTGTAGATGTGAGAGAATACAACATCATCTACAAACTCTTGGAAGATATCCAAGGTGCTTTAGAAGGTCTGTTAGAACCAGAGTTGGTAGAAGAACCCCTCGGTCAAACCGAAGTCCGCGCTGTCTTCCCAGTCGGTCGCGGTGCTGTTGCTGGTTGCTATGTTCAATCTGGCAAACTCGTCCGCAACTGCAAAGTACGGATACGTCGCGGCAGTAAAGTCGTCTATGAAGGCGTACTCGATTCCCTGAAGCGGATGAAAGAAGATACGCGAGAAGTCAACGCTGGCTATGAATGCGGCGTGGGCATGGATAAGTTCCATGACTGGGCTGAAGGTGACATCATCGATGCGTACCAGATGGTAACTAAACGCCGTACCCTGGCGTTAACAAGATAG
- a CDS encoding low-complexity tail membrane protein: MRSFRSEPILWIHVAGLATLPVFLLLCLLFLSVGQPLLPMWMELLLVAGIGVMPLLWMQLRRPFYIYAILGVALKPENLTEQQRKILCLINTKLNRVLALLAAIISILILWQLYQVTPLVVNVASFLPQWRSLALLMAGLTFLASNLFLQIPLSVARVLVTNDTEFAALEPLPLEKINQDFTILGVRVNKILPQLTVKVETEE, translated from the coding sequence ATGCGCTCATTTCGTTCTGAACCTATTTTGTGGATTCATGTTGCTGGCTTGGCAACACTACCTGTGTTTTTACTGCTGTGCTTGTTGTTTTTGTCAGTGGGGCAGCCGTTATTACCCATGTGGATGGAGCTTTTGCTAGTAGCAGGAATTGGTGTGATGCCCCTTTTGTGGATGCAGTTACGCCGTCCTTTTTACATATATGCCATTTTGGGCGTAGCTCTCAAACCAGAAAATCTGACTGAGCAGCAAAGAAAAATTCTCTGTTTAATTAATACAAAGTTAAATCGGGTGCTGGCACTGCTGGCAGCAATAATATCAATTTTGATCCTATGGCAACTCTACCAAGTAACGCCCTTAGTGGTGAATGTAGCGAGTTTTTTACCACAATGGCGGAGTTTGGCATTATTAATGGCTGGCTTAACCTTTTTGGCAAGTAATTTATTTCTTCAAATTCCACTGAGCGTAGCACGAGTTTTAGTGACAAATGACACAGAATTTGCTGCCCTAGAACCGTTACCTTTAGAGAAGATTAACCAGGATTTCACGATTTTAGGGGTGCGGGTTAATAAAATCTTGCCCCAGTTGACTGTTAAAGTTGAAACTGAGGAATAG